From Desulfuromonas soudanensis, the proteins below share one genomic window:
- a CDS encoding YdcF family protein: MPVVIFVTFFLLVGAYITGPAVLEWFLVVKSPMTKADALVVMAGSRYQRLPAVVELYQQGRAPKIFLTNDGVSGAWSKRYQKNLYLVEWAREYLQGKGVPDEAIVLLNFSKSGSYYDALNTRDYVLTNGTVRSLLVVTSDYHTRRTLWTFNHVFAGTNVKVAVFPIPKDPAYKGRRLRVMTTELVKLVYYLVRYGLFPVG, from the coding sequence TTGCCTGTCGTCATTTTCGTGACCTTTTTCCTTCTTGTTGGCGCTTATATCACCGGGCCAGCCGTACTTGAATGGTTTCTGGTTGTAAAAAGTCCGATGACCAAGGCTGATGCGCTGGTGGTGATGGCGGGGAGCCGTTACCAGAGACTGCCCGCCGTTGTTGAACTTTATCAACAAGGACGGGCCCCCAAAATTTTTTTGACCAATGATGGGGTAAGCGGAGCCTGGTCGAAGAGATATCAGAAAAATCTTTACCTGGTCGAGTGGGCAAGGGAATACCTGCAGGGAAAGGGTGTGCCCGATGAGGCCATTGTGCTGCTCAATTTTAGCAAAAGCGGCAGTTACTATGACGCGTTGAACACGCGAGATTACGTGCTTACCAACGGCACTGTCCGCAGCCTGCTGGTGGTGACCTCCGATTATCATACCCGGCGAACTTTGTGGACGTTCAACCATGTTTTTGCCGGAACAAATGTTAAAGTTGCCGTATTCCCGATTCCGAAAGACCCAGCTTATAAAGGGCGGCGCTTGCGCGTCATGACAACAGAGTTGGTGAAACTGGTATATTACCTGGTGCGATACGGGCTTTTCCCTGTGGGGTGA
- the recC gene encoding exodeoxyribonuclease V subunit gamma, with the protein MSGLRLFTSNRLEILAREMARELSFPLLSPLTPEVIVVQSQGMERWLSQTLASTLGVWGNARYPFPNMILKEFFEAVLPGRTLDSSFEPEVMALRLMGLFSADRGGASLAPLAHYLGEASGDLKEYQLARRIADTFDQYGVFRPELLLEWQEQGGGGWQGDLWRALVRGREGGHRAALRRDFLQRVKGGSVDTSSLPARISVFGISYLPPLHLEALEALSRHIPITLYLMNPCREYWYEIASEREQSGRERRGGGAATSGDLHWEEGNPLLASLGRQGRDFLGRVSGGIEDEVPCYRESNAGSLLHSLQDDILTLRHPREAPRRRLDAADLSLQVHSCHGPMREVEVLHDQLLDLLERLPGLEPRDILVMTPDIEGYAPYISAVFDGVTDPARKIPFSIADRSLRSQSPLISAFLAILGLPGSRFGASQVLDILEVPAVLRRFGLNEADLEVVRRWIGETRIRWGIDAEDRQRQGVPPFGENSWKSGLQRLLLGYALPGEGRRLFGDILPFDDVEGSETRVLGALSAFAGELFAVAESLEARRPLAEWGVALSTVAERIFAEDPETERDLQLLNQTLGELPRLQASSGYGEAVDFRLLRTWVAERLERGPQQTGFLVGGVTFCAMQPMRSIPFRVIAMIGMNDGAFPRIARPPGFDLIAAHPQRGDRSKRDEDRYLFLEALLSAWDHLHISYCGQSVRDNSSAPPSVVVSELLDAVELGFEAAGGPVLDRVVIPHRLQGFSPAYFDAAPLLFSYSAENLKALQAHSSGGGTPSPFFAGVLPPSETPGETVTLRQLQRFFDNPSRFFLEERLGVTLGGVAVSPRDREPFALDSLEKYLLEQELVSRVLDGETLAEGYPLMAGAGILPPGEPGAVLYGRLSQGALAFAGRVREFLPGDADPAVDIDLDLAGLRLVGRIEGGRQGTLVRYRYAKVKARDRLRLWLEHLLLAAADPGGESLLIASDRIVRFRPVENPRPLLAALLRRYREGLCRPLPLFGQASFKYAEAVARGTEESSALLSARSAWQGGDYQRGDEDDPHHRLCHRHGDPLASPFAELALEVFAPLFEHQEEG; encoded by the coding sequence ATGTCCGGCCTGCGCCTCTTCACTTCGAACCGTCTGGAAATTCTTGCGCGGGAGATGGCCCGCGAGCTCTCCTTCCCCCTCCTGTCTCCACTGACCCCTGAAGTCATCGTCGTGCAGAGCCAGGGGATGGAGCGATGGCTTTCCCAGACCCTGGCGTCGACCCTCGGGGTCTGGGGGAACGCCCGCTATCCTTTTCCCAACATGATCCTCAAGGAATTCTTCGAGGCGGTTCTTCCCGGTCGCACCCTCGATTCCTCTTTCGAGCCGGAGGTGATGGCTCTGCGTCTGATGGGGCTCTTTTCCGCTGACCGGGGGGGGGCATCCCTTGCGCCTCTGGCGCATTATCTCGGTGAGGCCTCCGGCGATCTCAAGGAGTATCAGCTGGCGCGGCGTATCGCCGACACCTTCGATCAATACGGCGTCTTCCGCCCCGAACTCCTTCTCGAGTGGCAGGAGCAGGGGGGAGGGGGGTGGCAGGGGGACCTGTGGCGCGCCCTGGTCCGCGGCCGCGAAGGAGGACACCGGGCGGCGCTGCGCCGGGATTTTCTGCAGCGCGTCAAGGGCGGTAGCGTCGATACGTCCTCCTTGCCGGCGCGAATCTCCGTCTTCGGCATCTCCTATCTGCCACCCTTGCACCTCGAAGCCCTTGAGGCCCTGTCCCGGCATATCCCCATCACCCTCTACCTGATGAACCCCTGCCGTGAATACTGGTACGAGATCGCTTCCGAACGGGAGCAGTCCGGGCGGGAGCGCAGGGGAGGGGGGGCTGCAACCTCCGGGGACCTGCACTGGGAAGAGGGAAACCCTCTCCTTGCCTCCCTCGGCCGGCAGGGGCGGGATTTCCTCGGCCGGGTCTCCGGCGGGATCGAGGACGAGGTCCCCTGCTACCGGGAGTCGAATGCCGGGAGCCTTCTTCACTCCCTGCAGGACGATATCCTCACCCTGCGCCATCCCCGGGAGGCCCCCCGCAGAAGACTGGACGCCGCCGACCTTTCCCTGCAGGTCCACTCCTGCCACGGACCGATGCGGGAGGTGGAAGTTCTCCACGACCAGCTCCTCGACCTTCTGGAGCGTCTCCCCGGCCTCGAGCCGCGGGATATTCTGGTCATGACCCCGGATATCGAGGGGTACGCCCCCTACATCAGCGCCGTCTTCGATGGTGTCACCGACCCGGCGCGAAAAATCCCCTTTTCCATCGCCGACCGCAGCCTCCGGAGCCAGAGCCCCCTCATCTCGGCCTTTCTCGCCATTCTCGGGCTGCCGGGGAGTCGTTTTGGCGCCTCCCAGGTTCTCGATATCCTCGAGGTTCCCGCAGTTCTCCGGCGCTTCGGGCTGAACGAGGCGGATCTCGAAGTGGTTCGCCGCTGGATCGGGGAGACCCGCATCCGCTGGGGGATCGACGCCGAGGATCGGCAACGCCAGGGGGTTCCTCCTTTTGGCGAGAACAGCTGGAAAAGCGGTCTTCAGCGCCTTCTCCTCGGCTACGCCCTGCCGGGGGAGGGACGCCGCCTTTTTGGGGACATCCTCCCCTTCGACGATGTGGAGGGGAGCGAGACCCGGGTCCTCGGGGCCCTGAGCGCCTTTGCCGGCGAGCTCTTCGCCGTCGCCGAGTCGCTGGAGGCCCGGCGTCCCCTCGCCGAGTGGGGAGTCGCACTTTCGACTGTTGCCGAACGGATCTTCGCCGAAGACCCCGAGACGGAGCGGGATCTGCAGCTGCTGAACCAGACTCTCGGCGAGCTCCCGAGGCTGCAGGCTTCCTCGGGGTATGGCGAAGCGGTCGATTTTCGCCTGTTGCGGACCTGGGTCGCCGAGCGCCTTGAGAGGGGCCCCCAGCAGACGGGATTTCTCGTCGGCGGCGTCACCTTCTGTGCCATGCAGCCGATGCGCAGCATCCCCTTTCGGGTGATCGCCATGATAGGGATGAACGACGGCGCTTTCCCGCGGATCGCCCGCCCCCCCGGTTTCGACCTGATCGCCGCCCATCCGCAGCGCGGCGACCGCTCCAAGCGCGACGAGGACCGATACCTCTTCCTCGAGGCTCTCCTGTCGGCCTGGGACCATCTGCATATCAGCTACTGCGGCCAGAGCGTGCGGGACAACAGCAGCGCTCCCCCCTCGGTGGTGGTCAGCGAACTCCTCGATGCCGTCGAGCTCGGGTTTGAGGCTGCCGGGGGACCGGTTCTCGACCGGGTGGTGATTCCCCATCGCCTGCAGGGGTTCAGCCCCGCCTATTTCGACGCCGCTCCGCTCCTCTTCAGCTACTCGGCGGAGAACCTCAAAGCCCTGCAGGCCCATAGCTCCGGTGGGGGGACGCCCTCTCCTTTCTTCGCCGGGGTCCTTCCCCCCTCCGAGACTCCCGGGGAGACCGTCACTCTCCGGCAGCTGCAACGCTTTTTCGACAACCCTTCGCGCTTCTTTCTGGAGGAGCGTCTCGGCGTCACCCTCGGCGGGGTGGCCGTTTCTCCCCGGGACCGCGAGCCCTTCGCCCTCGATTCCCTGGAGAAGTACCTTCTGGAGCAGGAGCTGGTCTCCCGGGTCTTGGACGGTGAGACCCTGGCGGAGGGTTATCCCCTGATGGCAGGTGCCGGGATTCTCCCGCCGGGGGAGCCGGGGGCCGTCCTCTATGGTCGTCTCAGCCAGGGCGCCCTCGCTTTTGCCGGAAGGGTGCGGGAATTCCTTCCCGGGGATGCCGACCCCGCCGTCGACATCGATCTCGATCTGGCCGGCCTGCGCCTGGTCGGACGAATCGAAGGGGGACGGCAAGGAACCCTGGTACGCTACCGCTATGCAAAGGTCAAGGCCAGGGATCGGCTGCGTCTCTGGCTCGAACATCTTCTCCTGGCCGCCGCCGACCCTGGTGGGGAGAGCCTGCTCATCGCCAGCGACCGGATCGTTCGCTTTCGCCCGGTGGAGAATCCCCGCCCCCTCCTTGCCGCCCTGCTGCGGCGTTACCGGGAGGGGCTCTGTCGCCCCCTGCCGCTCTTCGGTCAGGCCTCCTTCAAGTATGCCGAAGCCGTCGCCAGGGGGACGGAGGAATCTTCCGCTCTCTTGTCGGCGAGGAGCGCCTGGCAGGGGGGGGATTATCAGCGTGGCGACGAGGACGATCCTCATCACCGTCTTTGCCATCGCCATGGCGACCCCCTGGCAAGTCCCTTTGCCGAGCTGGCCCTGGAGGTCTTCGCTCCGCTCTTCGAACACCAGGAGGAAGGGTGA
- a CDS encoding fibronectin type III domain-containing protein, with the protein MKTIKLTLLSLLLGLLLAPLASAQNITLQWDASPEATVSGYKIHYQAVSSATPFSGNDALEGASPVDIGGATSTTLSGLRDDVVYYFAVTAYDTTGAESGYSTVVASAIPTAPPAPGQWLPELYYPDNGLAAAPMPVQFNWSEPAITTGVTYTLYYGTDPNLDPGSLASAPLTAAPGMAPLTAGICLFGLFGAAFTRSRTFRGMAVMVLFATTMLLNGCGGGGDGTETPLTVPGTIVDTTNPPTDTTNPPTDAPALYTVVVSNLGDNYYDAYDLEPETTYYWKVVVDDGVNRVESQRFSFTTDAL; encoded by the coding sequence ATGAAAACCATCAAACTCACCCTCCTATCCCTATTGCTCGGGCTTCTTTTAGCCCCCCTGGCTTCGGCCCAGAATATCACCCTGCAGTGGGACGCCAGTCCCGAAGCCACAGTCTCCGGCTACAAGATCCACTACCAGGCCGTCTCCTCCGCCACCCCCTTCAGCGGCAACGACGCCCTCGAAGGGGCTTCACCGGTCGACATCGGCGGCGCCACGAGCACGACCCTCAGCGGCCTGCGGGACGACGTCGTCTATTACTTTGCCGTGACCGCCTACGACACCACCGGCGCCGAAAGCGGCTACTCCACCGTGGTGGCCAGCGCCATCCCCACAGCCCCCCCCGCCCCCGGTCAGTGGCTCCCCGAGCTTTACTACCCCGACAACGGCCTGGCGGCGGCGCCGATGCCGGTTCAGTTCAACTGGAGCGAGCCGGCCATCACCACCGGGGTGACTTATACCCTCTACTACGGCACCGATCCGAATCTGGATCCGGGGTCCCTGGCTTCCGCCCCCCTGACCGCCGCTCCGGGGATGGCCCCCCTGACCGCCGGAATCTGCCTCTTCGGCCTGTTCGGTGCCGCCTTCACCCGAAGCCGCACCTTCAGAGGAATGGCCGTCATGGTTCTGTTCGCCACAACCATGTTGCTCAACGGCTGCGGCGGTGGCGGTGACGGCACAGAGACCCCGCTCACCGTCCCGGGGACAATCGTCGACACCACCAACCCTCCGACCGATACCACCAACCCGCCGACCGATGCCCCGGCTCTCTACACCGTGGTCGTCTCCAATCTCGGCGATAATTACTACGATGCCTACGACCTCGAACCGGAGACCACCTATTACTGGAAAGTCGTCGTCGACGACGGAGTCAACCGGGTGGAAAGCCAGCGCTTCTCCTTCACCACCGACGCCCTGTAA
- a CDS encoding DUF2141 domain-containing protein, giving the protein MSPIIFSKFAASAIARAWIFCWALFLPLLGACAPVSTPQGECVGTANLTVAIGGFRNSQGVALVSVFRSSRGFPDETSEAVANRRAMIANRRAMVVFEDLPCGIYAVTVHHDENDNGRMDRNWLGIPREGHGASKDPQGLFGPPNFPESSFLLTSEDLTVKIFLRYIHRKR; this is encoded by the coding sequence ATGTCTCCGATTATTTTTTCCAAATTCGCAGCCTCTGCCATCGCCCGTGCCTGGATATTCTGCTGGGCCCTTTTTCTCCCCCTCCTGGGGGCGTGTGCCCCTGTTTCGACCCCCCAAGGGGAATGCGTCGGGACCGCAAACCTCACCGTTGCCATCGGCGGATTCCGCAATTCGCAAGGGGTGGCCCTCGTTTCCGTCTTCCGCTCATCCCGGGGGTTCCCCGATGAGACCTCCGAGGCCGTCGCCAACCGCAGGGCGATGATCGCCAATCGCCGGGCGATGGTTGTCTTCGAGGATCTCCCCTGCGGGATCTATGCGGTCACTGTCCATCATGATGAAAACGACAATGGGCGGATGGACAGAAACTGGCTGGGGATCCCCCGGGAAGGGCATGGCGCATCCAAGGACCCGCAGGGGTTATTCGGACCGCCGAATTTTCCCGAGAGCAGCTTTTTACTGACGTCCGAAGATCTCACCGTCAAAATTTTCCTCCGTTATATCCACCGCAAGCGCTGA
- a CDS encoding glycosyltransferase family 2 protein, producing MPELFVISLFLVFFAYFGYPLTLVLIGRFHRKVVNKALFYPSLTLIITAYNEEQRIREKLENTVALEYPREKLQVIVASDGSTDATNDIVEEYAGRGVELLPVTSRGGKENAQKEAVQVAMGDVLVFSDVATRLDTDGLEKIAANFADPGVGCVSSVDRVIGKDGRPGGEGAYVRYEMWLRALESQVHSLVGLSGSFFAARKEVCRDFSADMQSDFRTLLNSMRLGLRGVSDPEAVGYYLDIADSRREFDRKVRTVLRGLTVFFRNLEFLNPFCYGTFSYLYFCHKLLRWLVPFFLLSALLPNIFLAVGSPSYSFLLLLHCAFYAIALFGLFKAVSVDRTIVKIPLYFLTVNAAILVAWFRYFSGRRMVMWTPSQR from the coding sequence ATGCCGGAATTGTTTGTCATCTCTCTGTTTCTGGTGTTTTTCGCTTATTTCGGCTATCCCCTGACCCTCGTTCTCATAGGCCGATTTCACAGGAAGGTGGTCAACAAAGCGCTTTTTTATCCTTCTTTGACCCTGATCATCACCGCGTATAACGAAGAACAACGTATTCGGGAAAAGCTTGAAAACACTGTAGCTCTCGAGTATCCACGGGAAAAACTTCAGGTTATCGTCGCCTCCGACGGCTCGACGGACGCAACCAACGACATTGTCGAAGAGTATGCCGGCCGGGGTGTGGAACTTCTGCCGGTGACCAGTCGAGGCGGAAAGGAAAATGCTCAGAAGGAGGCGGTGCAGGTGGCCATGGGAGATGTGCTGGTCTTTTCCGATGTGGCGACGCGACTGGACACCGATGGTTTGGAAAAAATTGCAGCTAATTTCGCTGACCCCGGGGTTGGCTGCGTCAGCAGTGTGGATCGCGTAATTGGCAAAGATGGGCGCCCGGGAGGGGAAGGGGCCTATGTGCGGTATGAGATGTGGTTGCGCGCGCTGGAATCGCAAGTCCATTCCCTGGTCGGGTTGAGCGGTTCTTTTTTTGCCGCCAGAAAGGAGGTCTGTCGGGATTTTTCAGCGGATATGCAGAGCGACTTCCGAACGTTGCTCAATAGTATGCGGCTAGGTCTGCGGGGGGTGAGCGATCCCGAGGCAGTGGGCTACTATCTCGATATCGCCGACAGTCGACGAGAGTTCGATCGCAAGGTCCGCACGGTGTTGCGCGGCCTGACAGTCTTTTTCCGCAACCTGGAGTTTCTTAATCCGTTTTGCTACGGAACCTTCTCCTATCTGTACTTTTGTCACAAGCTGCTACGCTGGCTGGTACCGTTTTTTCTGCTGTCGGCTCTTCTTCCTAATATTTTTCTGGCCGTGGGTTCTCCATCCTACTCGTTCCTTCTTCTCCTGCATTGCGCCTTTTATGCGATTGCCCTTTTCGGGTTGTTTAAGGCTGTCTCCGTGGACCGGACGATCGTAAAAATTCCCCTTTATTTTCTAACGGTCAATGCGGCGATTCTGGTTGCCTGGTTCCGCTATTTTTCAGGCCGCCGCATGGTTATGTGGACGCCATCCCAACGATAA
- the prsK gene encoding XrtA/PEP-CTERM system histidine kinase PrsK: MIQLVTLTLATLLAAAYTAYVLLRQRRSLNNFAVAAGLLCFSLLEVFDFLALKNPDSYLTWKKLSLICESLLPLFWFTFCATFAGNHRSAGIPRPTRIFLILTPAFLLFALFVDLDRFYISPDFAEEHLLFLGQAGYVFYLGLLLSLTFCLVQLEWTFTGLGRSDRWRVKFELLGVGTLLTISVFYYSQGLLYRSLDMSLLPARSLAMVIGVSLMFFSRIRRGMPSGLQVSKTLAYRSIVIVAVGLYLIGLGLAGEGMRYLGVSSQRTIFAVIALLGGIALCVVFLSERLRRKARVFLHKNFYKAKYDYRKHWLDFTKGLTSARDEQALHLAILASFCGAFSIRGAALFLKDAEGGDFRCAAAHELSPPGEVRKGNPLVAYLEKHRWVYCREEDPALLSDNSTGMSLGGIHFGVPLFFEETLEGFILLGPPMDPGEMFIYEDFDLMKVMARQATSALLNLKFAEQLSTAREMAAIGKVSAFVMHDLKNSVSNLALVVENARNNMDDPDFQREMLETLDNTVTKMKGLIARLRNLEEKAELKLEECDLAALVAESAEGLPKKSITLTGGPVLCAVDRVEIGKVVLNLALNALDATAGEGPVHLDVGTDGMAFIRCRDQGCGMAEKFLRERLFKPFETTKPKGFGIGLYQCRQIVEAHGGRIEVRSAPEQGSEFTVYLPLDLPST, translated from the coding sequence ATGATTCAGCTCGTCACCCTGACTCTCGCCACTCTTCTTGCCGCCGCCTATACGGCCTATGTCCTGTTGCGCCAGCGACGAAGTTTGAATAATTTTGCCGTCGCGGCAGGCCTCCTTTGTTTTTCGCTCCTCGAGGTCTTCGATTTTCTGGCACTGAAAAACCCGGATTCGTACTTGACCTGGAAAAAACTGTCATTGATTTGCGAATCCCTTTTGCCGCTCTTCTGGTTCACCTTTTGCGCAACCTTCGCCGGCAACCACAGATCGGCAGGAATTCCACGTCCGACCCGAATTTTTCTTATACTGACTCCAGCTTTTCTTCTCTTTGCGCTCTTCGTCGACCTTGATCGCTTCTATATCTCTCCCGATTTTGCCGAGGAGCACCTCCTCTTTCTGGGGCAGGCCGGGTATGTCTTTTACCTTGGGCTTCTCCTTTCCCTCACCTTCTGTCTGGTACAACTGGAGTGGACGTTTACCGGGCTGGGCCGTTCGGATCGCTGGCGGGTGAAGTTTGAACTCCTAGGCGTCGGGACCCTGCTGACTATTTCGGTTTTTTACTACAGTCAGGGGCTCCTCTACCGGTCTCTGGACATGTCGCTTCTGCCGGCCAGGTCGCTGGCCATGGTTATCGGCGTCTCCCTGATGTTCTTTTCGCGAATCCGCCGCGGAATGCCGAGCGGGTTGCAGGTGTCGAAAACCCTGGCCTACCGTTCCATTGTGATTGTCGCCGTCGGCCTCTATCTGATCGGCCTGGGCTTGGCCGGCGAAGGGATGCGCTATCTGGGGGTCTCCTCTCAGCGGACCATTTTCGCCGTCATCGCTCTTCTCGGCGGGATTGCTCTTTGTGTCGTTTTTCTTTCGGAGAGGTTGCGGCGCAAGGCCAGGGTCTTTCTGCACAAAAATTTCTACAAAGCCAAGTACGATTACCGCAAGCACTGGCTCGATTTTACCAAAGGGTTGACTTCGGCCCGGGACGAACAGGCCTTGCACCTGGCCATCCTCGCATCCTTTTGCGGCGCCTTCTCCATTCGGGGTGCCGCATTGTTCCTGAAGGATGCCGAGGGTGGCGATTTTCGTTGTGCCGCGGCCCATGAGCTGTCTCCCCCTGGTGAGGTTCGCAAGGGAAATCCGCTGGTAGCCTATCTTGAGAAACATCGCTGGGTTTACTGCCGGGAAGAGGATCCGGCACTTCTTTCGGATAACTCAACTGGCATGTCTCTCGGCGGAATTCACTTCGGCGTCCCCCTTTTCTTTGAAGAGACCCTTGAAGGTTTTATTCTTCTCGGGCCTCCGATGGATCCGGGCGAGATGTTCATTTATGAAGATTTCGACCTGATGAAGGTTATGGCCCGGCAGGCGACTTCGGCTCTCCTTAACCTCAAATTCGCCGAACAGTTGTCAACGGCTCGCGAGATGGCGGCCATCGGCAAGGTGTCCGCCTTTGTCATGCACGACTTGAAAAACTCGGTTTCGAATCTGGCCCTGGTGGTGGAGAACGCCCGCAATAACATGGATGATCCCGATTTCCAGAGAGAAATGCTCGAAACCCTGGACAACACCGTAACGAAGATGAAGGGGCTGATCGCCCGTCTGCGGAACCTTGAGGAGAAGGCGGAGCTGAAACTTGAGGAATGCGATCTGGCCGCATTGGTCGCCGAATCCGCCGAGGGCCTGCCGAAAAAGAGCATCACCCTCACCGGCGGACCGGTTCTCTGCGCTGTAGATCGGGTGGAAATCGGAAAAGTGGTGTTAAACTTGGCACTCAACGCCCTCGATGCGACGGCAGGGGAGGGCCCCGTGCATCTGGACGTCGGCACCGATGGCATGGCCTTTATCCGCTGCCGCGACCAGGGGTGCGGCATGGCTGAAAAATTTCTTCGTGAGCGTCTCTTCAAGCCCTTCGAGACGACCAAGCCCAAGGGGTTTGGCATCGGCCTTTACCAGTGCCGTCAGATCGTCGAGGCCCACGGTGGGCGAATCGAGGTGCGGAGCGCCCCGGAACAGGGGTCCGAGTTTACTGTTTATCTGCCGCTTGATCTGCCTTCTACCTGA
- the prsR gene encoding PEP-CTERM-box response regulator transcription factor: protein MEKLLIIDDNAEIRKQLKWGLGKEYRVLLAGDATEALSIFKAQGPQVVTLDLGLPPNPDGAEEGLRCLREMLTLDPAVKVVVISGNEERANALKAVGLGAYDFYQKPIELGELRIILARAFHLAALEAENRRLQRAMMADTPAFLGIFGHCPEMQTVFNTIRKVATCDVPVLILGESGTGKELVAQAIHSESRRRCGPFIPINCGAIPENLLESELFGHEKGSFTGAQARVQGKFEYADKGTLFLDEIGELPPVLQVKILRFLQDQRIQRVGGREDIDVDARIIAATNIDMEKAIRGGSFREDLYYRIGVITINLPPLRERGEDIVLLGNLFLGRFSEVLKKRVRGFSVAALEALQDYGWPGNVRELENKVKRAVIMAEGALLEPQDLGFATMESSAPAGDDAEMTLRAAKDRVERDLVTAAIAKQNGNILRAAEMLGISRPTIYDLMKKHGLQNTLPTS, encoded by the coding sequence GTGGAAAAATTACTGATCATCGACGACAACGCCGAGATCCGCAAGCAGCTCAAGTGGGGCCTGGGGAAGGAATACCGAGTTTTGCTTGCGGGGGATGCAACGGAGGCCCTGTCGATCTTCAAGGCGCAGGGGCCGCAGGTGGTTACCCTCGACCTCGGTCTGCCGCCGAATCCGGATGGAGCAGAGGAGGGACTGCGCTGCCTGAGGGAGATGCTCACTCTCGATCCGGCGGTGAAAGTCGTCGTCATTTCGGGAAACGAGGAGCGGGCCAATGCTCTCAAGGCGGTGGGGCTGGGCGCCTACGATTTCTACCAGAAACCGATCGAGCTCGGTGAACTCAGAATCATCCTGGCGCGTGCCTTTCATCTGGCGGCGCTCGAGGCCGAAAATCGGCGGCTGCAGAGGGCCATGATGGCGGACACGCCTGCGTTTCTCGGCATCTTCGGTCATTGCCCCGAAATGCAGACAGTCTTCAACACCATCCGTAAAGTGGCAACCTGCGACGTGCCGGTGCTCATCCTCGGCGAGAGCGGCACCGGCAAGGAACTGGTGGCGCAGGCCATTCACAGCGAGAGCCGCCGTCGGTGCGGACCGTTTATTCCCATCAACTGCGGCGCCATCCCGGAAAATCTCCTGGAATCCGAGCTCTTCGGCCACGAGAAGGGCTCCTTCACCGGGGCGCAGGCTCGGGTGCAGGGAAAGTTCGAATACGCCGACAAGGGGACTCTGTTTCTCGATGAGATCGGGGAGTTGCCGCCGGTGCTGCAGGTGAAGATCCTGCGCTTTCTTCAGGACCAGCGGATTCAGAGGGTGGGGGGACGGGAGGATATCGATGTTGACGCGCGGATCATTGCCGCGACCAACATCGACATGGAAAAGGCCATCCGGGGAGGCTCCTTCCGCGAGGATCTCTATTACCGCATCGGAGTGATCACCATCAATTTGCCCCCTCTGCGGGAGAGGGGAGAGGACATCGTGCTGCTGGGAAACCTGTTTCTCGGCCGCTTCTCCGAAGTCCTCAAAAAGAGGGTCCGCGGGTTCAGCGTCGCCGCCCTGGAGGCGTTACAGGACTACGGATGGCCCGGGAACGTGCGGGAATTGGAGAACAAGGTGAAAAGGGCGGTGATCATGGCGGAAGGGGCGCTCCTTGAGCCGCAGGACCTCGGTTTCGCCACCATGGAGTCCTCTGCGCCTGCAGGGGATGACGCCGAGATGACTCTGAGAGCGGCGAAGGACCGTGTGGAGAGGGATCTGGTGACTGCGGCCATCGCCAAACAGAACGGCAATATCCTCCGGGCGGCAGAGATGCTCGGAATCAGCCGGCCGACAATCTATGATCTGATGAAAAAACACGGACTGCAGAACACGCTCCCTACCAGTTGA